The nucleotide sequence ATGGGATGGGCGGGGTCGGCCAGGGTGTCCCCGGTGTGCAGCTCGGGGACCTTGGTCAGCACGCCGATCATTCCGGCACGCAGTTCGGGCACCTCGGTGAGTTCCTTGCCGCTCACGACATAGAGGTGAGCGGGCTTCACGTCCACGCCCCGCGTCGTGTTGCGCAGCGTGTCGCCGGGGCGGATGGTGCCGCTCCAGACGCGGATGTACGCCAGCTTGCCCACAAAGGCATCCACCGAGACCCGCCACACCCGGGCACTGGCGGGCGCGCTCGGCGTGGGCTCGCGCGTCTGTCCGTCCAGGCCGGTCAGCACCCCACGTTCAGCAGCGCTGCGCAGGCCCTGCACCATCAGCTTCAGCAGTTCGGGCACGCCCACGCCCGTCTCGGCGCTGACGGGAATAACCGGGTAGAGGGTGCCCGCATGCACAGCCCGCAACAAGGCCGCGCGCAGCTCGTCTGAGCTGATCTCTTCCCCTTCCAGGTAGCGGTTCATCAGGTGGTCATCCGTTTCGACGATGGCGTCCACCAGGGCTTCGCGCGCCTCTGCGAGGGCGGGGCGAAGTGCACCCGGCACCTCGTTCGGGTCCGCCGCAAGCACATCCACCACCCCCCGAAAGTCTGGCCCCTCCCCCACCGGCAGGAAGGCCGCCGCCACCGGGCCCCTTAGGGACGCGCGGATATCGGCCAGGACCGCAGAGAAGTTCGCCCGCTCGCGGTCCATCTTGGAAACCACCACGAGGCGCGGCATGGCAAAGCGGTCAGCGGTGGCCCACACCCGCTCGGTGCCCACCTCCACGCCGCTCACCGCGCTGACCAGGATAAGCACGGAGTCCGCCGCCCGAATGCCGCCCCGAATCTCACGCACGAAATCCGCGTAGCCCGGCGTGTCCAGCAGGGTGATGTCGGTCCCGTCGTGTTGCAGGCGCAGCACCCCCGTCGTGATGGAAAAACCGTGCCGCTTCTCGGCCTCGGTGTGGTCACTCTGGGTGGTGCCGTCCGTGACGCGGCCCATGCGTGGCAAGGCCCCGCTGTGAACGAGCAGGGCCTCGGAGAGCGTCGTTTTTCCCGCGCCGCTGTGGGCGGCCAGACTCACAATCCGAACCGGCATGTGCTCAGAGGAGACGAACTCAGACGGCATCAAGACCACCAGACCTTTCACAAGAGAGGCAGGCAGGCGAACGGCCACCACACCAAGACCAGTAAGGGAAGGTGCCCAGAGCTTACACCCCAGAGCAGCCAGGACGTCGGGGCGTGAGCCCCCGCAAGAAGCAGGCCGGTGGGCCCGAATCATCATGACCTTGCGCTCAAGGTCAGCTGAGGGAAGGCTTTAGGTCGGGCTCAGCAGAACGTGAGCTTCTGCACGCAGACTGCAACGGTACAGGGACAACCCTGACACCCCATCTCAGCAGTACCGGAGGCTTCCTATGACTCAGAACCAGAATGCCCTGATGCGCCTATCGGACCTCAACCGCGACTACCAGCTTGATCTGTCGGGGCAGGGTGTGTACAACCCTGTGGGCAACACGGCCTACGGGTACAACGGTGAGAAGGTGGGCAGCGTCAAAGACGCGCTTGTTGACCCTGGCACCGGACGCATTCGCTACCTCATCGTGGATGTGGGCGGCTGGTTTTCCTCCAAGGAAGTGATGGTGCCCGTCGGGCACGCGCGCTTTGCAGAAGACGGCGTGTACTTTGACGACCTCACCAAGGAACAGGTGCGCGACCTGGGCGAGTACCGCTACGACCAGACGTACACCGACGAGACGTACGCCTCGACCGACGAGCGTGTGCTGCGTGCGGCCAACACCACCGAGACCGACACCAGCTACCGCGAGCGCGCCTACCGGACGCCCGAGCGCCTGCAACTGCTGGAAGAGCGCCTGGTGGTCAACAAGGAACGCTTCCGCGCGGGAGCGGTAGAGATCAGCAAGCACGTCGAAACCCGTCAGGAGACGGTGAACGTGCCCCTCCAGCGCGAGGAGGTCGTCATCGAGCGCCACGCGGTGACCGATGCTCGCCCGGTCGAGGGCGCGGTGCTGGGCGAAGGCAGCGAGACCGTTCGGGTGGACCTGGAAGCCGAGCGCGCCAATGTCAGCAAACAGGCCTACGTGACCGAGGAGGTCGAGATCGGCAAGCGCACCGTCACGGAAACCCAGACGGTGACGGATACCGTGGGCCGCGAGGTGCTGGACGTGAACAAGACGGGTGACGTGCGCCTGGAAACGGGCGACCGCACGAGCACCACGACCGACACCACCCTGACGGACCGCGACCGCAACAACCGCTGAGCGTCGCGTGGGCGGTGGGCGGGGGCAACCCCGCCTTTTTTCCACGCGGCCTGCCCTACAGGAGGAGCCATGGACGAACGGGAAACGGGAGAGGTTGTCAGGGACAGCGAGGGGCGGCAGATCGTCCAGCGTCTGGTGCTGCACGAGGAGCGGGCCACGGTGGACGTGGTTCGCGAGGCGGCGGGCAGCGTGGAGGTGCGCCGGGTGGTGACCGAGCGGCAGGAGACCGTTCCCATCACCCTGTACCGTGAGGTGCTGGAAATCACCGTCAAGGACGGCGGCGGTCAGGTCCTGATGAACGGCGAAGCCCTGGAACCGGGACGCACCTACGAGATCCCCATCAGCGAGGAGCGGGCGGAGGTTCGCAAGCAGGTGTACCCCTTTCAGGAGGTCATCATCGCCAAGGAGCTGCGCCGCTTTACCCAGGACGAGCAGGTGACCCTGCGGCGCGAGGAGCTTGATGTCCAGCACCTGAACGTCACGCCCGACGCGACCCCGCGCACGAACGATTCCCAACGCTAACAGCTGTCTCTTCTCTGCCCGCCGCGCTTATCCTGCTTCTGTGAAACGGGGATGTGCGGCGGGTGACATCATCCTGACTCCAGACGGGTCGCGGACCGCCTTCAGCCTGCGGTTCGGCGAGGCGTACGGCTCACGGCACGGCGCGGCGGCGCAGGCCCGGCACGTTTTTTTAGAGGGCACGCAGACGCAGACTCACCCCGCGCCCCGCGTGCTGGAGGTTGGCTTTGGCCTGGGTGTTAATTTCCGGGTGACGCTCGCCCATACCGCCCAGCGAAACGCTCCGCTCACCTACGTCGCCTACGAGTTTGATCCCGCCCCCCCCGACCTGCTGCGGGCCGTTGGGGAAGGCGGCGAGGGAGCGGAGCACCCTGCCTGGGCCGCCCTGCTCGCGGCGTGGGGGCAGCAGTCACCCCTGGTGGTCCGCACCGAACACGTGGCCCTGACGGTTCACTTCGCGGACGTGCGGACAGCGGCCCTCCCGGTGGGGTGGGCGACCGCCCTTTACCTCGACGGCTTCTCACCAGCGCGTAACCCAGAGGTGTGGACACCGGAGCTTTTGGCCCGGTTGGCACGTGCGCTGGCGCCCGGGGGAATCCTCGCCACCTACAGTGCCGCCGGGCACGTCCGCCGCACGCTGGCGGCCACCGGCCTCAAGGTCGAGAAACGCCCCGGCCCCCCCGGCAAACGCGAGTGCCTGCGGGCGGTGCGGGAAGGATGAGCACGCCCCATGTCCTGGTGATCGGCGGCGGGATAGCCGGCGCGGCGGTCGCCTACTTCGCCACCCGGGGAGGCGCGCGGGTCACGGTGGTGGACGCCGCTTGGCACGCGGCAAGTCACGTTCCCTCCGCGCTGGTCAACCCCGTACGCGGACAAGCTGGGCAGGTGGACAAGCGGGCGGTGGCGGGCCTGCGGCTGACCTGGTCCCTGGTGACCGCGCTCGCAGAAGCCGGGGTGCGGGTCCCCCACGGACAGACGGGGGTGCTGCGCCCCATTCCTGACGACCACATCCGGCAGAAGTTCGAGCGCCACCTTTCCCCACAGGTGCGCCACACGTGGCTTAGCCCTGCCAGGGTGCCTGTTCCTCTGGCTCCCGGTTGGACCCACGTGCTGCACCTCCCCGAGGGCGGCTGGCTGGACGGCGCCGCCTTTACAGCGGGGCTCCTGAGCGCAAGCGGGGCGCAGGTGGTGCGGGCGCGGGCAGAGGCCTGGGACGCACGCTCGGTCGCGCTGAAGGGGGGAGGCGTGCTGCGCGGCGACGCGGTGGTTTGGTGCGGTGGTGCGGTGGGCTCCAGTTGGGCGGGAGAGCGCGGAACGCACCGAGCCGGAACCCTGCTGACCCTCCACCGAGCAGCGACAGACGTCCCCGTGAGTTTTGGGGCGTACCTCGCCCCGGCGGCCGAGGGCGGCGTGCTGGGGGCAACTTTCGAGGCACCTACGCCCACCTGGCAGCAGCCTGCCCTCCCCCTTTCGTCCCTGCGCTGGCTGCTGAGCAAGGGGGAGGCGCTGACGGCGCTGGGCGGCCTGCAGGTCACCGGGCGGTGGAGCGGCACGCGGCTTGCCGAGCTTGTCGCGGAGCGAGGCGCAGATGGGGTGTGGCGGCTTTCCGGTCTGGGCAGCAAGGGCTTTTTGCTGGGGCCGCTCCTGGCGCGTCACGTTGCCGGTGACGTGCTGCGGCACCTGACCGTGTGACGCACCTTCCGGGGACCATCTAGACTGGCAGCGTCATGGCGAAATACCGCATCTGCTTGATTGAAGGGGACGGCATCGGCCACGAGGTGGTTCCTGCTGCCCGCCGCGTGCTGGAAGCTGCTGGGCTGGACGCCGAGTACGTGACGGCCGAGGCCGGGTACGAGTACTTCCTCGAGCACGGCACGAGCGTGCCACCAGCCACCTACGAGGCCATCGAGAGCACCGATGCCACGCTGTTCGGCGCGGCCACCAGCCCCAGCGGTGAGAAACCCGCGGGCTTTTTCGGCGCTATCCGCCACCTGCGCCGCAAGTACAACCTGTACGCGAACGTCCGCCCCACCAAGACCCGTCCGGTCCCCGGTGCCTACGAGAACGTGGACCTGGTGATTGTCCGCGAGAACACCCAGGGCCTGTACGTCGAGCAGGAACGGCGGTACGGGGACACGGCCATCGCGGATACGGTCATCACGCGCGAGGCCAGCGAGCGCATCGGCCGTTTTGCGGCGGAGCTCGCCCTCAAGCGTCGGGGCAAGCTGACGGTGGTGCACAAGAGTAACGTCTTGCCGGTCACGCAGGGCCTTTTTATGAACACCATCCTCGACCTGACCAAGGACATGGAGGGGCTGAACGTGGGCACCATGATCGTGGACAACGCGGCCATGCAGCTCGTTCGCAACCCCGCACAGTTCGACGTCATGGTGATGACCAACATGTTCGGAGACATCCTCTCCGACCTGGCCGCCGGTCTGGTGGGCGGCCTGGGCATCGCGGCGAGCGGCAATGTCGGGGACCGCTTCGGCATCTTCGAAAGCGTGCACGGCAGCGCGCCGGATATCGCCGGACAGGGGATCAGCAACCCCACCGCGACCATCCTCGCCGCCGTGCTGATGCTCGACCACATCGGCGCGCACGACGTGGCCCGGCGCATCGACAATGCCGTGAATACCGTGCTGACCGAAGGCCCGCGCACCCGCGACCTGGGCGGTACGGCGAGCACGCAGGAATTTACGAATGCGGTGATCGCGCAGCTGAAGTAGCACGAACCCCAAGCGCAGCGAGCATCAGCCCCCCTCGCCCGCCTTGGGGATGATGCTGATATTGCCCGAGCGCTCCAAGACGGCGTATTTGATCTGCTCGAGGCGCTCTAGGCCCTGAAGTTCTCGGGCGGCGTTCAGGATATCCGCCTCATCAACCCGCAGCTGCCGCATCCGGTCTTTGATGGGGCGGCCGTTTTCGAGAATCAGGACCGGAACACTGTCCACCAGCCGTTCGAGCCGCGACGACTTCTCCTTCCACAGGGACAGGGCCACGTCCAGCCCGATCAGGGTGACGATCGCCAGCACCGCCTGTGTGACCGAGAAGTCGTCGCCGATCATGGCCTGCTGCGTCACCTCGCTGATGATGAGCAGCAGCACCAGGTCAAAGGTGGTGATCTGCGCCAGCGTGCGTTTGCCCGCCACGCGGAAAAGGAGCAGCAACACCAGGTAGATGGCAGTCGCTCGCAAGACAGCGTCCATCAAAACCTCCGGATCAGGGATAGATCAAGGTGTTAAAGCGGAGTTCCTCAGCGGTGGTGTTCGTTAGACCCACCCGGCCCGGGAGACGGCCGATGTCAGCCATCCGCAGCTGAAAGACGACCTCGACGGGCTCACCCGTGTTGCGAGCCCCAAAGGTGTACGTCAGGCGGTCTCCCTCGAGTTGCTGGGCGTCCGGTTCGGGCGTGATCGCCTCTACCTGCACCTCGTCGAGAAACTCGCGGCTCAGCCAGACGTGCAGCGCCCCCTCCTGCACCGCGGCGGGGTCAAAGGTCAGCCGCAGCTCGGCGGGAGCAAGGTAGCGCGCAAAGCGGGGGTACTCGGCAGACAACGCGCCGCCCGCCGCTCGCACCTGGCCCTTGCTGAGTGGCCCGCTGCCAAACACCCCCAGGAGCGCTGCCACGACCACCAGCAGCATGAGGAGCCAGCCGATCTTCTCCGCTCGCAGCTCACGCCGGTGGAATTCCAGATCCTGCGTGATGTCCAGGTCGCTGACGCGCTGGGGCTTGATCATGTCGGCCTCACCCCTGTCCCCTGCATGTGCATGGGCTGACACTACGCCAGGCCCCCCATCACCCGCCTGAAGAACTTCTTGAGGAAGGCGAGGCCCCCTGCCGCCGGGCGGGCACCTCGCCCCACGTGCTAGGCTCCCCGCTTGAGATGAGGCTTCTTTTCTCCGTTGGGAGGCGTCCGTGACCGTCGTCGCGGCGCTGCTGTCGTGGTTCCTGGTGGGGCTTTTTCTCCGCGTTAGCCGGGCGCGCGGTTGGGGTCAGCCCGTTCGCAAGGACGGCCCGCAGACGCACCTGCTCAAGGAAGGCACGCCGACCGCGGGCGGGGTGGCCTTTGTTCTGGCGCTCGCCCTGGTGTTTTTTCCGCTGTACCTCACCGGCCGAGCGGGCGGTGAACGGGAACTGCTTATCATGCTGACCGCTCTGGCGATGGGCGTGATCGGCGGCATCGACGATTACCTCAAGATCGTGTCGCGCAGTCGTGGACGCGGCAAAAAGGAACTGCTGGCCCGCGAGAAGTTTCCCCTGCAATTCCTGGTAGGGCTCGTCTTTGCGTTCTTTGCCGCACCGCTCGCCAGCCACGAGCTGCTACCCAGCCTGGGGACGGTGCCCGATATCATCCTGCTCACGCTGGTGATGGTGGGCGCCGTGAACGCCTTTAACTTCACCGACGGTCTAGACGGCCTGCTCGCGGGCGTGGCGATCATCGTGCTGCTGCCGCTGGTCGCTGTCTCGCCGGTCAGCGCGCTGCTGGTGGCCGTCCTGCTGGGCTTCCTGTGGTTCAATGCACACCCTGCGCGCGTCTTTATGGGTGATATGGGCAGCCACGCCATCGGCGCGGTCGCGGCCGGAGCCTACGTGCTCCATGCGGACGTGTGGCTGCTGCCCCTCGCCGCCATCATTCCGGTGGCAGCGGTCCTCAGCGTGGTGCTCCAGGTCGTCTCCTTTCGCACGCGCGGCAAGCGCATCTTCAAGATGAGTCCCATTCAGCACCACTTCGAGCTGAGCGGCTGGCCGGAAACGCACGTCACAGCGCGCTTTTGGGTGATCACGGCGGTCGCGACGGCGGCGGTGTGGTGGGTGCTGGGGGGAAGGCCCTAACGTGACCCGTCCCCTCCCCGACCTTGCCGCTCTCCTCGCCCGCCGCGCGCACCTGCCCGCCCAGGGCACAACCGTCTTTCGGGCGGCGCACACGACCGAGACGGGCGGGGTGTTCGCGCTTGACCTCGCGGGGGACGCTGCGGTGTTGAGCCTGTACGCTGACCTCACGCCGCAGGAGGAGGCGCGGCTGGCGGGGGCCTGCGGAGCGCTGCCCGGCGTGGCCGGCGTGTACCTTAAACGCCGCCCGGTGGAGGCGCGGCACGCGGCGAACGTGGCGCGGGCCCGGCTCTCGCCGCCGGAACCGGTCTGGGGCGAGGCCCGCCCCGAGGTGATCGCGCTTGAAGAAGGGGTGCCGTTCCTGCTGCGGCCCGGCGCGGACCTCAGCATTGGCCTTTTCAGCGATGCCCGCCCGCTGCGCGCCTGGGTGCGGGAGCACGTGCCGCCGGGCGCGCGGGTGCTGAACACCTTTGCCTATACCTGCGGGTTCGGGCTCAAGGCCGCGCTGGGCGGAGCGGGGGACGTCAAGAACGTGGACCTCTCCCGCAAGGTTCTGACCTGGGGACAGGAGAACTACGCCCTCAGCGGCTTGCCCGCCCCGGCGACGGACTTCCTTTCTGGGGACGTGTTCGAGTGGCTGCGGCGGCTTGCCAAACGGGGAGACACGTTCGACCTGGTGATTCTCGATCCGCCCAGTTTCGCGCGGAGCAAGGCGGGGATCTGGCGCGCTGAGCGCGATTACGCCCGCCTTTCGGCCCTCGCCGCGGCGGTGACCAACCCCGGTGGGCGGCTCCTTGTCACCACCAACCACGCAGGGGTGACGGCCCATGCCCTGGCCCGGATGGTCAGCGCCGGAGTGCAGCAGGCCGAACGGCACGGGCGACTCACCGAACACCTCGGCGCGGGCGAGGATTACCCTGGCGCGACGCACCTCAAGGCGCAGGTGTGGAGCCTGGACTGAAGCCCCCACGTCCCGGCCCTGTGGTCCACCTCACTTCGTTGTCTAAAGCAGGGGGTATGCTGTCCCCATGACGCAGAATGCAGCCGAGCAGAGGCAGGTGCTGGTCCCCCTCACCACCCCGGAAGAGGTGGACGACTTCCTGCAGGAATACCCGCTGGCCGCGGTGTTCAAGGCGGGCACCTGCCACAAGACGATGCAGGGGTTCGGCGTGGTGGAGAGCTTCTTGCAACGGCACGAGCTGCCCGTGGGCTTTATTCGGGTGGTGGAGTGGCGGCCCGCCAGCAACCACGTGGCCGAGCGAACCGGGATCGTGCACCACAGCCCGCAGTTTATCCTGTTTAAGGACGGTGAGCCGCAGTTCGAGGTCAACAACTGGGACATCACGCCCGAAGCCCTTGCCCCGGTGTTTGAGCGGCTCGTTCCCCGCCGCGACGAAGCAGGAACCGTAGCCACCGAAGACAACGTCGAACCGTACCGGCGGCTGATGCGCGCCTACC is from Deinococcus sp. YIM 77859 and encodes:
- a CDS encoding translation factor GTPase family protein; the protein is MPVRIVSLAAHSGAGKTTLSEALLVHSGALPRMGRVTDGTTQSDHTEAEKRHGFSITTGVLRLQHDGTDITLLDTPGYADFVREIRGGIRAADSVLILVSAVSGVEVGTERVWATADRFAMPRLVVVSKMDRERANFSAVLADIRASLRGPVAAAFLPVGEGPDFRGVVDVLAADPNEVPGALRPALAEAREALVDAIVETDDHLMNRYLEGEEISSDELRAALLRAVHAGTLYPVIPVSAETGVGVPELLKLMVQGLRSAAERGVLTGLDGQTREPTPSAPASARVWRVSVDAFVGKLAYIRVWSGTIRPGDTLRNTTRGVDVKPAHLYVVSGKELTEVPELRAGMIGVLTKVPELHTGDTLADPAHPIEYDPLVLPDPAHTVALFPRTRQDEDRLSTALARLLDEDPTLRFERQEQTGELLLSGMGDMHTTIAVEKLAALGVNVETGTPQIPYRETIRAVSQAQGKHKKQTGGHGQYGDCHLRLEPGEGFSFRSEVVGGVIPSKYLPSIEKGVQDALQKGPLAGYPMQDVHVTVTHGSYHDVDSSDVAFRTAGALAFRAAVEGARPVLLEPVMLLKVRAPASFTGDLIGDLQTRRARVQGMDPEGTVITVTAVVPQAELQTYSADLRSLTGDRGAFSVKPYGYQELPEHLAKKVIEARRAAAAG
- a CDS encoding DUF2382 domain-containing protein, yielding MTQNQNALMRLSDLNRDYQLDLSGQGVYNPVGNTAYGYNGEKVGSVKDALVDPGTGRIRYLIVDVGGWFSSKEVMVPVGHARFAEDGVYFDDLTKEQVRDLGEYRYDQTYTDETYASTDERVLRAANTTETDTSYRERAYRTPERLQLLEERLVVNKERFRAGAVEISKHVETRQETVNVPLQREEVVIERHAVTDARPVEGAVLGEGSETVRVDLEAERANVSKQAYVTEEVEIGKRTVTETQTVTDTVGREVLDVNKTGDVRLETGDRTSTTTDTTLTDRDRNNR
- a CDS encoding YsnF/AvaK domain-containing protein, with the protein product MDERETGEVVRDSEGRQIVQRLVLHEERATVDVVREAAGSVEVRRVVTERQETVPITLYREVLEITVKDGGGQVLMNGEALEPGRTYEIPISEERAEVRKQVYPFQEVIIAKELRRFTQDEQVTLRREELDVQHLNVTPDATPRTNDSQR
- the mnmD gene encoding tRNA (5-methylaminomethyl-2-thiouridine)(34)-methyltransferase MnmD, encoding MKRGCAAGDIILTPDGSRTAFSLRFGEAYGSRHGAAAQARHVFLEGTQTQTHPAPRVLEVGFGLGVNFRVTLAHTAQRNAPLTYVAYEFDPAPPDLLRAVGEGGEGAEHPAWAALLAAWGQQSPLVVRTEHVALTVHFADVRTAALPVGWATALYLDGFSPARNPEVWTPELLARLARALAPGGILATYSAAGHVRRTLAATGLKVEKRPGPPGKRECLRAVREG
- a CDS encoding FAD-dependent oxidoreductase, translated to MSTPHVLVIGGGIAGAAVAYFATRGGARVTVVDAAWHAASHVPSALVNPVRGQAGQVDKRAVAGLRLTWSLVTALAEAGVRVPHGQTGVLRPIPDDHIRQKFERHLSPQVRHTWLSPARVPVPLAPGWTHVLHLPEGGWLDGAAFTAGLLSASGAQVVRARAEAWDARSVALKGGGVLRGDAVVWCGGAVGSSWAGERGTHRAGTLLTLHRAATDVPVSFGAYLAPAAEGGVLGATFEAPTPTWQQPALPLSSLRWLLSKGEALTALGGLQVTGRWSGTRLAELVAERGADGVWRLSGLGSKGFLLGPLLARHVAGDVLRHLTV
- a CDS encoding isocitrate/isopropylmalate dehydrogenase family protein gives rise to the protein MAKYRICLIEGDGIGHEVVPAARRVLEAAGLDAEYVTAEAGYEYFLEHGTSVPPATYEAIESTDATLFGAATSPSGEKPAGFFGAIRHLRRKYNLYANVRPTKTRPVPGAYENVDLVIVRENTQGLYVEQERRYGDTAIADTVITREASERIGRFAAELALKRRGKLTVVHKSNVLPVTQGLFMNTILDLTKDMEGLNVGTMIVDNAAMQLVRNPAQFDVMVMTNMFGDILSDLAAGLVGGLGIAASGNVGDRFGIFESVHGSAPDIAGQGISNPTATILAAVLMLDHIGAHDVARRIDNAVNTVLTEGPRTRDLGGTASTQEFTNAVIAQLK
- a CDS encoding DUF421 domain-containing protein, which codes for MDAVLRATAIYLVLLLLFRVAGKRTLAQITTFDLVLLLIISEVTQQAMIGDDFSVTQAVLAIVTLIGLDVALSLWKEKSSRLERLVDSVPVLILENGRPIKDRMRQLRVDEADILNAARELQGLERLEQIKYAVLERSGNISIIPKAGEGG
- a CDS encoding phospho-N-acetylmuramoyl-pentapeptide-transferase; this translates as MTVVAALLSWFLVGLFLRVSRARGWGQPVRKDGPQTHLLKEGTPTAGGVAFVLALALVFFPLYLTGRAGGERELLIMLTALAMGVIGGIDDYLKIVSRSRGRGKKELLAREKFPLQFLVGLVFAFFAAPLASHELLPSLGTVPDIILLTLVMVGAVNAFNFTDGLDGLLAGVAIIVLLPLVAVSPVSALLVAVLLGFLWFNAHPARVFMGDMGSHAIGAVAAGAYVLHADVWLLPLAAIIPVAAVLSVVLQVVSFRTRGKRIFKMSPIQHHFELSGWPETHVTARFWVITAVATAAVWWVLGGRP
- a CDS encoding class I SAM-dependent rRNA methyltransferase; this translates as MTRPLPDLAALLARRAHLPAQGTTVFRAAHTTETGGVFALDLAGDAAVLSLYADLTPQEEARLAGACGALPGVAGVYLKRRPVEARHAANVARARLSPPEPVWGEARPEVIALEEGVPFLLRPGADLSIGLFSDARPLRAWVREHVPPGARVLNTFAYTCGFGLKAALGGAGDVKNVDLSRKVLTWGQENYALSGLPAPATDFLSGDVFEWLRRLAKRGDTFDLVILDPPSFARSKAGIWRAERDYARLSALAAAVTNPGGRLLVTTNHAGVTAHALARMVSAGVQQAERHGRLTEHLGAGEDYPGATHLKAQVWSLD
- a CDS encoding monothiol bacilliredoxin BrxC family protein, translating into MTQNAAEQRQVLVPLTTPEEVDDFLQEYPLAAVFKAGTCHKTMQGFGVVESFLQRHELPVGFIRVVEWRPASNHVAERTGIVHHSPQFILFKDGEPQFEVNNWDITPEALAPVFERLVPRRDEAGTVATEDNVEPYRRLMRAYLDGQLSDWAFQDQYVTLFRDDASLRSQREFELLSRLFGDPDAYHGGLHQLGAPQARGDLRARVQALLAELG